A DNA window from Leptolyngbya sp. KIOST-1 contains the following coding sequences:
- the rlmD gene encoding 23S rRNA (uracil(1939)-C(5))-methyltransferase RlmD, with the protein MLESIGGDRRSQSFGSTTVDQWQQGATLDLDITDLTSSGDGLGRWQERVVFVPNTVPGDTVRARLVQAKPAFGRAQVKQLLTPSPDRIRAACIVADKCGGCQWQSVSYPAQLVAKQQQVVDAFTRIGGFENPNVLPILAAEAPLGYRNKATYPLGRSPEGQVKAGYFRQGSHKLVNLNQCPVQDERLNPLLAEVKRDIQDRGWSIYNETKHQGRLRHLALRVGRRTGQQLLTLVSTAPNLKDIELQAQEWRDRYPELVGVCVNLNPDKTNAVFGAETLTIDGVPYIEEIFADLQFRIHATTFFQVNTEQAERVLGVILDELQLTGSETLIDAYCGVGTLTLPLAQQAKRVVGLEVQPEAVAQALINAGLNGIDNVEFRAGDVGESLAVAAAQLNDPLDIVVLDPPRKGCDRPVLDALIELHPPRIVYMSCDPATLARDLKILREEGGYQLIKAQPADFFPQTPHVECVAFLVA; encoded by the coding sequence TTGCTAGAGTCGATAGGCGGCGATCGCCGTAGTCAATCGTTTGGGAGCACCACCGTGGACCAGTGGCAGCAGGGGGCAACCCTGGACTTAGACATTACCGACCTCACCAGCAGTGGGGACGGCCTGGGCCGCTGGCAGGAGCGGGTGGTGTTTGTACCCAATACGGTACCGGGCGACACCGTGCGGGCGCGGCTGGTGCAGGCCAAACCCGCCTTTGGCCGCGCCCAGGTGAAGCAACTGCTCACCCCCTCCCCCGATCGGATTCGGGCCGCCTGCATCGTGGCCGACAAGTGCGGCGGCTGCCAGTGGCAGTCGGTGAGCTACCCGGCCCAGCTGGTGGCAAAGCAGCAGCAGGTGGTGGATGCCTTCACCCGCATTGGCGGATTTGAGAATCCCAATGTGCTGCCAATTCTGGCCGCTGAGGCCCCCCTGGGCTACCGCAACAAGGCCACCTACCCCCTGGGGCGATCGCCCGAAGGCCAGGTGAAGGCGGGCTACTTCCGTCAGGGCAGCCACAAGCTGGTCAACCTCAACCAGTGCCCGGTGCAGGACGAGCGCCTGAACCCTCTGCTGGCGGAGGTCAAGCGCGACATTCAGGATCGGGGCTGGTCGATCTATAACGAAACCAAGCACCAGGGGCGGCTGCGCCACCTGGCTCTGCGGGTGGGACGGCGCACGGGGCAGCAGCTGCTGACGCTGGTGTCTACCGCGCCCAACCTGAAGGATATTGAGCTGCAGGCCCAGGAGTGGCGCGATCGCTACCCTGAGCTGGTCGGCGTCTGCGTTAACCTCAACCCCGACAAAACCAACGCCGTCTTCGGTGCCGAAACCCTGACCATCGACGGCGTCCCCTATATTGAAGAAATCTTTGCCGATCTGCAGTTTCGCATCCACGCCACCACCTTCTTTCAGGTCAATACCGAGCAGGCCGAGCGCGTGTTGGGGGTGATTTTAGACGAGCTTCAGCTGACCGGCAGCGAAACCCTAATCGACGCCTACTGCGGCGTGGGCACCCTGACGCTGCCCCTGGCCCAGCAGGCTAAGCGGGTGGTGGGGCTGGAGGTGCAGCCCGAGGCGGTGGCCCAGGCGCTGATCAATGCTGGCCTTAACGGCATTGACAATGTGGAATTTCGGGCAGGGGATGTGGGCGAATCCCTGGCGGTGGCCGCCGCCCAGCTCAACGATCCGCTGGATATTGTGGTGCTCGACCCGCCCCGCAAGGGCTGCGATCGCCCCGTCCTCGATGCTCTGATCGAACTTCACCCGCCCCGCATCGTCTACATGAGCTGTGACCCTGCCACCCTGGCCCGGGATCTCAAGATTTTGCGTGAAGAGGGTGGCTACCAGCTCATCAAGGCCCAGCCCGCCGACTTCTTTCCCCAAACTCCCCACGTAGAATGCGTCGCATTTCTGGTAGCGTAA
- the lpxD gene encoding UDP-3-O-(3-hydroxymyristoyl)glucosamine N-acyltransferase — MKFSTIADKIQITAASSLSTHPGHDPEIAGVAAVDQATAGTLSYIEGDKFASFVATTQASALILPQNPTLQAQATERGLAWLSTADPRLAFARAIALFYSPYRPGPGIHPSAVVDPTAICGRDVSIGANAVIQAGARLGDGVCVHPNVVIYPEVQVGDRTVLHANCTLHERTQIGADCAIHSGAVIGAEGFGFVPTAEGWEKMEQSGIVVIEDGVRVGSNTTIDRPAVGTTRIGRDTKLDNLVHIAHGCQVGQGVAMAAQVGMAGGVIIGNRVILAGQVGIANQAKIGDGAIATAKAGIHGDIAPGEIVTGIPALPHRVFLKASAVYRRLPDMYKTLQRLQKHLP; from the coding sequence ATGAAGTTCAGCACCATTGCCGACAAGATTCAGATTACGGCAGCCTCCAGCCTGTCCACGCACCCCGGCCACGACCCCGAGATCGCTGGAGTGGCCGCCGTTGACCAGGCTACGGCAGGCACGCTGAGCTACATTGAGGGGGATAAATTTGCGTCCTTTGTGGCGACGACCCAGGCCAGCGCCCTGATCTTGCCCCAAAACCCCACCCTTCAGGCCCAGGCAACGGAGCGAGGGCTGGCCTGGCTCAGCACTGCTGACCCCCGGTTGGCCTTTGCCCGTGCCATTGCCCTGTTCTACAGTCCCTACCGCCCTGGCCCCGGCATTCACCCCAGTGCTGTCGTTGACCCGACCGCCATCTGCGGGAGAGACGTCTCGATTGGGGCCAATGCCGTGATTCAGGCCGGGGCCAGGCTGGGGGACGGCGTTTGTGTTCACCCCAACGTGGTGATCTACCCCGAGGTGCAGGTGGGCGATCGCACGGTGCTGCACGCCAACTGCACCCTCCATGAGCGCACTCAGATCGGCGCAGACTGTGCCATTCACAGCGGAGCGGTAATTGGGGCCGAGGGCTTTGGCTTTGTGCCCACCGCCGAGGGCTGGGAAAAAATGGAGCAGTCGGGCATTGTCGTGATCGAAGACGGCGTGCGGGTGGGCAGCAACACCACCATCGATCGCCCCGCGGTCGGCACCACCCGCATTGGCCGCGACACCAAGCTCGACAACCTGGTACACATTGCCCACGGCTGTCAGGTGGGCCAGGGGGTGGCGATGGCAGCCCAGGTGGGAATGGCTGGGGGTGTGATCATCGGCAACCGGGTGATTTTGGCGGGTCAGGTCGGCATTGCCAACCAGGCCAAGATTGGCGACGGCGCGATCGCCACCGCCAAAGCCGGTATCCACGGCGACATTGCCCCAGGGGAAATTGTCACCGGCATTCCCGCCCTGCCCCACCGCGTGTTCCTCAAAGCCTCTGCGGTGTACCGGCGGTTGCCGGACATGTACAAAACCCTACAACGCCTGCAAAAGCACCTGCCCTAA